The Verrucomicrobiota bacterium DNA window GCCTGAGTTGATCGCTCAGCATGCCGCCGGGAAAAGGAGTGGTGACGGTGGCGGATCCGCCTTTCAGCAAAGCGTTCAAGTCAAGCGCGTCCTGGCGCACCTTATTCGCGGCCTGCACCAGCGCGAGGCTACTGTCGAACTGCAGAACCTGCTGCATGCCGGTCCGCCGCGCGATCCCGGCACTCGCCGGCCAAAGCCCCAACCCGCTCGGATCGAGGTCGAACCCGGGCAGCAGGCTGGCGGATTGAACCACGTTTCCGGTGCAAAAGAGCGCGGGTCCGGCGGTGGAGACCGCGGCGGGAAAAGTCGTTCCGCCGTTGAGCGGATGGACGGCATCGGCCGCGCGGGCACCCCATCCTGTTCCCGCCGAGGTCGAAGGCACACCCGCCTGCATTTGCTGGATCTGGTCGGAATGGGAGAAAAGATTCGTGGGAACCGGCGAGAGATGGTTGAGGAA harbors:
- a CDS encoding DUF1501 domain-containing protein gives rise to the protein MHSHPISRRALLKSLGAMTMLSRFGWMNALSQASPPDYKALVCVFLVGGNDGHNTVVPLEQGSFDAYRAARGSLALPDGNGALLPVETPQGTPYGFNPGLAAIHPLWSQGKLAVLANVGMLVRPVTRHEFLNHLSPVPTNLFSHSDQIQQMQAGVPSTSAGTGWGARAADAVHPLNGGTTFPAAVSTAGPALFCTGNVVQSASLLPGFDLDPSGLGLWPASAGIARRTGMQQVLQFDSSLALVQAANKVRQDALDLNALLKGGSATVTTPFPGGMLSDQLRQVAKLIKLRGVTGVKR